A DNA window from Rubripirellula tenax contains the following coding sequences:
- the rarD gene encoding EamA family transporter RarD produces the protein MNDANISATDLRSYRVGVVFAILAHVCWGFFPLYWRMLRSVSAVELTAHRVVWSFAILTVLTVSVQRLRHLVWRRHPRWTIAIYAAAAVMIAINWLAFLYAVGTDRVLQASLGYYINPLVNVLLGVAVLGERLKRSQIIAVVSAAIGVGVMAVAGSGMPWIALTLALSFGSYALLKKKATLGAFEGLTLETGMLLPIASIYLIATSQSDPSSYTSATWSLLVLGGAVTITPLALFAVAAKRVPLSTIGILQYVGPTLQWIVGAIILGEPISTSQFIGFAFVWAGVIVFIAGDKIGHWAKQMSTAVADRGA, from the coding sequence TTGAACGACGCGAACATTTCGGCGACCGATCTTCGATCCTATCGGGTTGGCGTCGTCTTTGCGATCTTGGCCCACGTCTGTTGGGGATTCTTTCCGCTGTATTGGCGGATGCTGCGAAGCGTTTCCGCTGTCGAGCTGACCGCTCACCGAGTTGTATGGTCGTTCGCAATTTTGACCGTGCTGACGGTCTCGGTACAAAGATTGCGACATCTGGTTTGGCGACGTCATCCGCGTTGGACGATCGCGATCTACGCAGCCGCCGCGGTGATGATCGCGATCAATTGGCTTGCGTTCTTGTACGCTGTCGGCACTGACCGAGTCCTACAAGCGTCCCTGGGCTACTACATCAACCCGTTGGTCAATGTGCTGCTAGGCGTCGCCGTCTTGGGCGAGCGACTGAAGCGTTCACAGATAATCGCCGTGGTTTCGGCAGCCATCGGTGTCGGTGTGATGGCGGTTGCAGGCAGCGGCATGCCGTGGATTGCCTTAACGCTGGCGTTGTCGTTCGGTAGCTACGCACTGTTGAAGAAGAAAGCGACGCTCGGTGCATTCGAAGGCTTGACGCTAGAAACCGGCATGTTGCTTCCGATCGCGTCGATCTACTTGATTGCCACCTCTCAATCCGATCCGTCGTCGTACACTTCGGCGACTTGGAGTCTGCTGGTGCTAGGCGGCGCCGTCACGATCACGCCGCTCGCATTGTTTGCCGTGGCAGCCAAGCGTGTCCCGCTGTCAACGATTGGTATCCTGCAGTACGTCGGTCCGACGCTTCAGTGGATCGTCGGTGCGATAATCTTGGGCGAACCCATCAGCACGTCCCAGTTCATCGGGTTTGCATTCGTTTGGGCGGGCGTGATCGTGTTCATTGCCGGAGACAAGATCGGCCATTGGGCAAAGCAAATGTCGACCGCAGTCGC